In the genome of Vibrio sp. NTOU-M3, one region contains:
- the pgpA gene encoding phosphatidylglycerophosphatase A encodes MTNPLSLISLKNPWHLLATGFGSGLSPVIPGTMGTLAAIPFYLLLVQLPLPLYLAAVLISCLIGVKICQITSDDMGVHDHGSIVWDEFAGFWITMLVVPLFQLSATDWKWLVTGFVLFRFFDMVKPWPIGWLDKRVHGGLGIMLDDIVAGIMAGVALYLVGLYAGWLA; translated from the coding sequence ATGACCAATCCTCTTTCTCTTATTTCATTGAAAAACCCATGGCATTTATTGGCTACCGGGTTTGGTAGTGGTTTATCGCCAGTGATCCCGGGAACGATGGGAACCTTAGCGGCGATCCCGTTTTATTTGTTGTTGGTGCAACTGCCACTACCTTTGTATCTAGCTGCCGTTTTGATCTCATGCCTTATCGGGGTGAAGATCTGTCAGATCACCTCTGATGATATGGGGGTACATGATCATGGCTCTATCGTATGGGATGAATTTGCCGGTTTTTGGATCACCATGCTGGTGGTTCCGTTGTTCCAGCTTTCTGCAACAGATTGGAAGTGGTTGGTGACCGGTTTCGTGCTATTCCGTTTTTTCGATATGGTGAAGCCATGGCCTATTGGCTGGTTAGATAAGCGTGTTCATGGCGGCTTAGGTATCATGCTGGACGATATAGTCGCAGGTATCATGGCGGGCGTAGCACTGTACCTTGTTGGACTTTATGCTGGGTGGTTAGCATAA
- a CDS encoding DUF3461 family protein, which translates to MFPHLTGLGIHEPKQIERYSLRQEAHKDVLKIYFRKQKGELFAKSVKFKYPRQVKNVLVDSGSHQYKEVTEINRNLTLVIDELNKITKPEKLAEADVKQKILTDLRHLEKVVSSKIAEIEADLDKLK; encoded by the coding sequence ATGTTTCCACACCTCACTGGTTTAGGCATTCATGAACCTAAACAGATTGAGCGCTATTCACTTCGTCAAGAAGCGCATAAGGATGTTTTAAAAATCTATTTTCGTAAACAAAAGGGAGAACTGTTTGCGAAAAGCGTGAAGTTTAAATACCCAAGGCAGGTTAAAAATGTGCTGGTAGATAGTGGTAGCCATCAGTATAAAGAGGTGACTGAAATCAATCGCAACCTAACCTTAGTGATTGATGAGCTAAATAAAATTACCAAACCAGAAAAGTTGGCCGAAGCCGATGTAAAACAAAAGATCTTGACCGACTTACGCCACTTAGAAAAAGTGGTTTCGAGTAAAATTGCTGAAATAGAAGCAGATCTCGATAAATTAAAATAG